From a region of the Actinomadura luzonensis genome:
- a CDS encoding VanZ family protein, with product MAQTWELWGKVVIAGTFTLFLAIPAIMFLARRRARAGHPAPSRSAIADVGIVVGTAPWIWMTLTPVGGPGGVRLVPFTDLADLASAPWQAVFVQVGGNLLVFAALGALLPVRAAAMASTARVAAVAAAFSVLVEVLQLMLKSGRFSSVDDVLLNTAGAVISAAVTRRWWATRDPAGTVPR from the coding sequence ATGGCGCAGACGTGGGAATTGTGGGGAAAGGTGGTTATTGCTGGTACGTTTACCCTCTTCCTGGCGATTCCCGCGATCATGTTTCTCGCCCGCCGCCGGGCCCGCGCCGGGCACCCCGCGCCGTCGCGCAGCGCGATCGCCGATGTCGGGATCGTGGTCGGCACGGCCCCGTGGATCTGGATGACCCTGACCCCCGTGGGCGGCCCGGGCGGCGTGCGGCTGGTGCCGTTCACGGACCTGGCCGACCTCGCCTCGGCGCCGTGGCAGGCGGTGTTCGTGCAGGTGGGGGGCAATCTGCTGGTGTTCGCCGCGCTGGGGGCGCTGCTGCCGGTGCGCGCCGCGGCGATGGCCTCGACCGCCCGGGTTGCGGCGGTCGCGGCGGCCTTTTCGGTCCTGGTCGAGGTGCTCCAACTCATGCTGAAGTCGGGACGTTTCTCGTCCGTGGACGACGTCCTGCTCAACACGGCGGGCGCGGTGATCTCCGCGGCGGTTACTCGCCGCTGGTGGGCCACCCGGGATCCGGCCGGGACCGTTCCACGGTAA
- a CDS encoding GntR family transcriptional regulator: MSESPVPHEPPIYRRIADGLRARILSGELRDGDRLPGENALMADYAIARATARQALAVLINEGLAVPKRGSGVYVRLFKPIRRHGSRRLSREQWGQGRAIWDADTRGRPFTVDHLEVALERATEDVAAVLDSGEVWVRRRRYSVDARPVQLASSFFPAHLVQGSAITLPDTGPGGVYARLGDLGLPPAHFTEEVRARMPQPRESALLDLPGGTPVIVIARTAYTSGGLPVEVNEMVLDSAAYVLQYDFDA, translated from the coding sequence TTGTCTGAATCCCCGGTACCCCACGAGCCCCCTATCTATCGCCGCATCGCCGACGGTCTCCGCGCCCGGATCCTGTCCGGCGAGCTGCGTGACGGGGACCGACTACCGGGCGAGAACGCACTGATGGCCGACTACGCAATCGCACGAGCCACCGCCAGGCAGGCGCTTGCCGTACTGATCAACGAAGGGCTGGCGGTGCCCAAACGAGGTTCGGGGGTTTACGTGCGGCTGTTCAAACCGATCCGACGGCACGGCTCACGCCGTCTGTCACGCGAGCAGTGGGGCCAGGGCCGGGCCATCTGGGACGCCGACACCAGGGGCCGGCCGTTCACCGTCGACCACCTGGAGGTGGCTCTGGAGCGCGCCACGGAGGACGTGGCGGCCGTACTCGACTCCGGCGAGGTGTGGGTCCGCCGCCGCCGCTACTCCGTCGACGCCAGGCCCGTACAGCTGGCCAGCTCCTTCTTCCCCGCGCACCTGGTCCAGGGCAGCGCGATCACCCTGCCCGACACGGGTCCCGGCGGCGTCTACGCCCGCCTCGGCGACCTCGGCCTGCCCCCCGCCCACTTCACCGAGGAGGTACGGGCCCGGATGCCGCAGCCGCGCGAGAGCGCGTTGCTCGACCTGCCGGGCGGAACACCGGTCATCGTCATCGCGCGCACGGCGTACACGTCGGGCGGGCTCCCCGTCGAGGTCAACGAGATGGTCCTGGACTCGGCCGCATACGTACTCCAGTACGACTTCGATGCCTAG
- a CDS encoding gamma carbonic anhydrase family protein — MYIAALDGGAVPDIHPEAYLAPGATVVGRVRVGRASSIWYGSVLRGDDERVEIGEECNVQDLCCLHADPGEPAILEDRVSLGHKAMVHGAHVERGALIGIGAIVLGGARVGAGTLVAAGALVGPGKKIPSGVLVAGVPGRIVRELTDDDRASFARTPDNYIAKALRHRRASAL; from the coding sequence ATGTACATAGCGGCATTGGACGGCGGCGCGGTCCCCGACATCCATCCCGAGGCGTACCTCGCCCCCGGCGCGACCGTGGTCGGCCGGGTCCGCGTCGGACGGGCGTCCAGCATCTGGTACGGCTCCGTGCTCCGCGGCGACGACGAACGCGTCGAGATCGGCGAGGAGTGCAACGTCCAGGACCTGTGCTGCCTCCACGCCGACCCCGGCGAGCCGGCGATCCTGGAGGACCGGGTGAGCCTGGGCCACAAGGCCATGGTGCACGGCGCCCACGTGGAGCGCGGCGCGCTGATCGGCATCGGCGCGATCGTGCTCGGCGGCGCCCGCGTCGGCGCGGGCACCCTGGTGGCCGCCGGGGCGCTGGTCGGCCCGGGCAAGAAGATCCCGTCCGGGGTGCTGGTCGCCGGCGTGCCCGGCCGGATCGTGCGCGAGCTCACCGACGACGACCGGGCGTCCTTCGCCCGCACCCCGGACAACTACATCGCCAAGGCGCTCAGGCACCGGCGGGCGTCAGCACTTTGA
- a CDS encoding metal-sensitive transcriptional regulator, producing the protein MHGYSGDKQAYLTRLRRIEGQVRGLQRMVEDDAYCIDILTQVSAATRALQAVALGLLEEHISHCVADAINTGGPEAEAKVKEASAAIARLVKS; encoded by the coding sequence ATGCATGGGTACAGCGGAGACAAGCAGGCATATCTGACGCGGCTCAGGCGTATCGAGGGTCAGGTCAGGGGCCTGCAGCGCATGGTCGAGGACGACGCGTACTGCATCGACATCCTCACCCAGGTCTCCGCCGCCACGCGCGCCCTCCAGGCCGTGGCGCTGGGCCTGCTGGAGGAGCACATCTCGCACTGCGTGGCCGACGCCATCAACACGGGCGGCCCGGAGGCCGAGGCGAAGGTGAAGGAGGCCTCGGCGGCCATCGCCCGTCTGGTCAAGTCGTGA
- a CDS encoding glycosyltransferase, whose product MKVSLLLPSAYGMRGDVRATLNLANALAERHEVEVISVRRQKEKPFFPVGPGVVMRSVVDARPGVRHLLPRGQVRTEVALWRVLRGLRSDVLITTRPGLGVQAARHAPRELLKIAREWARPAVPGPVRRFYPRLNAVVTATEAGREEWSRLLGDGPAVGPAGSPASSPAVSPAVSPAVCFVQDALPPGPWPRSRMDNRIVAAGGRWVAVKGYDRLIRAFAVVADKRPDWQLRLYGGGPEERRLRALAQELHLHNHVYFMGTTPDLAGEFAKASIVAHPSRGDDQAMTVLEAMGCGVPVVAYEGARAPAEFVATGYNGVLVPDSGPEEEVLAMALLALIDDERRRRSLAAGALDTAARHAAAEVAGQWEKLIADLH is encoded by the coding sequence ATGAAGGTCTCCCTCCTCCTGCCCTCCGCCTACGGCATGCGCGGCGACGTGCGGGCCACGCTCAACCTGGCCAACGCCCTGGCCGAGCGGCACGAGGTCGAGGTGATCAGCGTGCGCCGGCAGAAGGAGAAGCCGTTCTTCCCGGTCGGCCCGGGGGTGGTCATGCGGAGCGTGGTGGACGCCCGGCCGGGCGTGCGGCACCTGCTGCCGCGCGGCCAGGTGCGCACCGAGGTCGCGCTCTGGCGGGTGCTGCGCGGCCTCAGGTCCGACGTGCTGATCACCACCAGGCCGGGGCTCGGCGTGCAGGCCGCCAGGCACGCGCCGCGCGAGCTCCTCAAGATCGCCAGGGAGTGGGCGCGGCCGGCCGTGCCCGGGCCCGTCAGACGCTTCTACCCGCGGCTGAACGCCGTCGTGACGGCCACGGAGGCGGGCCGGGAGGAGTGGAGCAGGCTCCTCGGCGACGGGCCCGCCGTGGGCCCTGCCGGGAGCCCCGCTTCGAGTCCTGCCGTCAGCCCTGCTGTCAGCCCTGCCGTGTGCTTCGTGCAGGACGCGCTGCCGCCCGGCCCGTGGCCGCGCTCGCGCATGGACAACAGGATCGTCGCGGCGGGCGGGCGCTGGGTGGCGGTCAAGGGCTACGACCGGCTGATCCGGGCGTTCGCGGTGGTGGCCGACAAACGGCCCGACTGGCAGCTCCGCCTGTACGGCGGCGGTCCGGAGGAGCGGCGGCTGCGCGCCCTGGCCCAGGAGCTCCATCTGCACAACCACGTTTACTTCATGGGCACCACCCCCGACCTCGCGGGCGAGTTCGCCAAGGCCTCGATCGTGGCCCACCCCTCGCGCGGCGACGACCAGGCCATGACGGTGCTGGAGGCCATGGGCTGCGGCGTGCCGGTGGTGGCCTACGAGGGGGCGCGGGCCCCGGCCGAGTTCGTGGCCACGGGCTACAACGGCGTGCTGGTGCCGGACTCGGGGCCCGAGGAGGAGGTGCTGGCGATGGCGCTGCTGGCGCTGATCGACGACGAGCGCAGGCGGCGCTCGCTCGCGGCCGGCGCGCTCGACACCGCGGCCAGGCACGCGGCGGCCGAGGTGGCCGGGCAATGGGAGAAACTGATCGCTGATCTGCATTGA
- a CDS encoding (Fe-S)-binding protein produces the protein MLWVAIIGLVMTVLAVAVAGRRVQFLYKLATVGPPAPERVEYARTHAGEEAKAQLTEVFGQRKLLKWTPSGVAHFFVMWAFFILLTVYIEAYGGIVQGAVTGRPNFHIPLIGTWGVLGFLQDFIAVACLVGLVVFAAIRIKESPKTHGRASRFSGSHLGGAWLVLFMIFNIIWTLFLARGASAANGNFPYSWGAEASLALGRVLPRSELLEEIALLLHIGFMLVFLVIVVNSKHLHIFTAPLNVLFSRRPNGLGPAPELRVDGKPVDFEDEDLDPERLGRGKIADTTWKGFLDFYSCTECGRCQSQCPAWNTDKPLSPKMLILDQRDHAFKVAPYLLAAANGVEHKDTDVLALLDKPLVGEDGVIHPDVLWSCTNCGACVEQCPVDIEHIDHILDMRRYQVMVESSFPSEAGVMVKNLENKGNPWGMSEMKRADWIEELDFEVEVVEERMPEDAEYLFWVGCAGALEDRAKRTTKAVAELLHIAGVKFAVLGPMEACSGDPARRLGMEYLFNMLAQQNIETLNEAGVKKIVATCPHCFNTLANEYPQLGGTYEVVHHTQLLAKLVDEGLLTPVTPIEEKITYHDPCFLGRHNKVYSQPRDIMAKVPGVQTQEMHRHKDRGFCCGAGGARMWMEERIGKRINTERVDEALTTDPDTVSTACPFCMVMLGDAINEKKNSGEAKDSLEVVDVAQLLIKSVKGAS, from the coding sequence GTGCTCTGGGTAGCCATCATCGGGCTCGTCATGACCGTGCTGGCGGTGGCCGTCGCCGGCCGCCGGGTGCAGTTCCTGTACAAGCTCGCGACCGTGGGGCCGCCCGCGCCCGAACGCGTCGAGTACGCGAGGACGCACGCGGGCGAGGAGGCCAAGGCGCAGCTGACCGAGGTGTTCGGCCAGCGCAAGCTGCTGAAGTGGACCCCGTCGGGCGTGGCCCACTTCTTCGTCATGTGGGCGTTCTTCATCCTGCTGACCGTCTACATCGAGGCGTACGGCGGGATCGTCCAGGGCGCCGTCACCGGCCGCCCCAACTTCCACATCCCGCTCATCGGCACCTGGGGCGTGCTGGGCTTCCTCCAGGACTTCATCGCCGTGGCCTGTCTGGTCGGCCTGGTGGTCTTCGCCGCGATCCGGATCAAGGAGAGCCCGAAGACGCATGGGCGCGCCTCCCGCTTCTCCGGCTCCCACCTGGGCGGCGCGTGGCTCGTGCTGTTCATGATCTTCAACATCATCTGGACGCTGTTCCTGGCCCGCGGCGCCTCGGCCGCCAACGGCAACTTCCCCTACAGCTGGGGGGCGGAGGCGTCGCTCGCGCTCGGCCGCGTGCTGCCGCGCAGCGAGCTGCTGGAGGAGATCGCGCTCCTGCTGCACATCGGCTTCATGCTGGTGTTCCTGGTCATCGTGGTGAACTCCAAGCACCTGCACATCTTCACCGCGCCGCTCAACGTGCTCTTCTCCCGCCGCCCCAACGGCCTCGGCCCCGCGCCCGAGCTGCGCGTGGACGGCAAGCCGGTCGACTTCGAGGACGAGGACCTCGACCCCGAGCGGCTGGGCCGCGGCAAGATCGCCGACACCACGTGGAAGGGCTTCCTCGACTTCTACTCCTGCACCGAGTGCGGCCGCTGCCAGTCGCAGTGCCCGGCCTGGAACACCGACAAGCCGCTGTCGCCGAAGATGCTCATCCTCGACCAGCGCGACCACGCCTTCAAGGTGGCCCCGTACCTGCTGGCCGCCGCGAACGGCGTCGAGCACAAGGACACCGACGTGCTGGCGCTGCTGGACAAGCCGCTGGTCGGCGAGGACGGCGTCATCCACCCCGACGTGCTCTGGTCGTGCACCAACTGCGGCGCCTGCGTCGAGCAGTGCCCGGTGGACATCGAGCACATCGACCACATCCTCGACATGCGCCGCTACCAGGTGATGGTCGAGTCGTCGTTCCCGTCCGAGGCGGGGGTGATGGTCAAGAACCTGGAGAACAAGGGCAACCCGTGGGGGATGTCCGAGATGAAGCGGGCCGACTGGATCGAGGAGCTCGACTTCGAGGTCGAGGTCGTCGAGGAGAGGATGCCCGAGGACGCCGAGTACCTGTTCTGGGTGGGCTGCGCGGGCGCGCTGGAGGACCGCGCCAAGCGCACCACCAAGGCGGTCGCGGAGCTGCTGCACATCGCGGGCGTGAAGTTCGCGGTGCTCGGTCCGATGGAGGCCTGCTCCGGCGACCCGGCCCGCCGCCTCGGCATGGAGTACCTGTTCAACATGCTGGCCCAGCAGAACATCGAGACGCTGAACGAGGCCGGCGTCAAGAAGATCGTCGCGACCTGTCCCCACTGCTTCAACACCCTCGCCAACGAGTACCCGCAGCTCGGCGGCACCTACGAGGTCGTGCACCACACCCAGCTCCTGGCGAAGCTGGTGGACGAGGGCCTGCTCACCCCGGTCACCCCGATCGAGGAGAAGATCACCTACCACGACCCGTGCTTCCTCGGCCGCCACAACAAGGTCTACTCCCAGCCCCGCGACATCATGGCGAAGGTGCCGGGCGTCCAGACCCAGGAGATGCACCGCCACAAGGACCGCGGGTTCTGCTGCGGCGCCGGCGGCGCGCGCATGTGGATGGAGGAGCGCATCGGCAAGCGCATCAACACCGAGCGGGTGGACGAGGCGCTGACCACCGATCCCGACACCGTCTCCACCGCGTGCCCGTTCTGCATGGTGATGCTCGGTGACGCGATCAACGAGAAGAAGAACAGCGGCGAGGCCAAGGACTCGCTGGAAGTCGTGGACGTCGCCCAGCTCTTGATCAAATCGGTCAAGGGCGCTTCCTGA
- a CDS encoding TetR/AcrR family transcriptional regulator gives MSTARRGPGRRPGAVDTRGEILTAARRVFAEKGFDKATVRGIAKEAGVDPALVHHYFDTKEGIFAAAMRLPVTPEVMVPTLLDGPREEIGERLVRMLLRVTAAPETREPMVALLRSAMTNEQAQAMFREFITNALLYQVADRLEVPYLRIEAAFAQMFGMIMARYVLKLEPMASADPEELVELLGPTIQRYFTG, from the coding sequence ATGAGCACCGCGAGGCGGGGGCCCGGGCGGCGGCCCGGGGCCGTGGACACGCGGGGGGAGATCCTGACCGCGGCGCGGCGGGTGTTCGCGGAGAAGGGGTTCGACAAGGCGACCGTGCGCGGCATCGCGAAGGAGGCCGGCGTCGATCCCGCGCTCGTCCATCACTACTTCGACACCAAGGAGGGCATCTTCGCGGCGGCCATGCGGCTGCCGGTCACGCCTGAGGTGATGGTCCCGACGTTGCTGGACGGGCCGCGCGAGGAGATCGGCGAGCGGCTGGTGCGCATGCTGCTGCGGGTGACCGCCGCGCCCGAGACGCGCGAGCCGATGGTGGCGCTGCTGCGCTCCGCGATGACGAACGAGCAGGCGCAGGCGATGTTCCGGGAGTTCATCACGAACGCCCTGCTCTACCAGGTGGCCGACCGGCTGGAGGTGCCGTACCTGCGGATCGAGGCGGCCTTCGCGCAGATGTTCGGCATGATCATGGCGCGTTACGTGCTCAAGCTGGAGCCGATGGCGAGCGCCGACCCCGAGGAGCTGGTGGAGCTGCTGGGGCCGACGATCCAGAGGTACTTCACGGGCTAG
- a CDS encoding class I SAM-dependent methyltransferase — protein MNIGPMRELGGVFDRVADAYDAGRPSYPDEMYRAVCELTGVELDGAMTVDVGAGTGILTRALRARGSQVIAVDPGAGMLARLLARAGGGGQPPLAAVQGDGNALPVADGVADLVTYGQSWHWLDPAASIAEARRVLRPRGAIVGCWNLHHAAQARWLADYEARLAEEVPAYWGPAVEEWAVPPIAAAFEVIEERWIPWTRLVGIEDFLLDLRSHSYMAALSPEAADALVERQRAELRREFPEGLLSVPMRVYLAVGR, from the coding sequence ATGAACATCGGTCCCATGCGCGAGCTGGGCGGGGTGTTCGACCGGGTGGCCGACGCCTACGACGCAGGCCGGCCCAGCTACCCCGACGAGATGTACCGCGCGGTGTGCGAGCTGACCGGCGTCGAGCTCGACGGCGCCATGACGGTGGACGTCGGCGCGGGCACCGGCATCCTGACGCGGGCGCTGCGGGCGCGCGGCTCGCAGGTGATCGCCGTCGATCCTGGCGCGGGGATGCTGGCGCGGCTGCTGGCGCGGGCCGGCGGCGGCGGGCAGCCGCCGCTCGCGGCCGTGCAGGGCGACGGCAACGCGCTGCCGGTGGCCGACGGGGTGGCCGACCTGGTGACGTACGGGCAGTCCTGGCACTGGCTCGACCCGGCGGCCTCGATCGCCGAGGCCCGGCGGGTGCTGCGGCCGCGCGGCGCGATCGTCGGCTGCTGGAACCTGCACCACGCCGCCCAGGCCCGCTGGCTGGCCGACTACGAGGCGCGGCTGGCCGAGGAGGTGCCGGCGTACTGGGGGCCGGCGGTGGAGGAGTGGGCGGTGCCGCCCATCGCCGCGGCCTTCGAGGTGATCGAGGAGCGGTGGATCCCCTGGACGCGGCTCGTCGGCATCGAGGACTTCCTGCTCGACCTGCGCTCCCACTCGTACATGGCGGCGCTGTCGCCGGAGGCGGCCGACGCGCTGGTGGAGCGGCAGCGGGCCGAGCTGCGCCGCGAGTTCCCCGAAGGTCTGCTGTCGGTGCCCATGCGGGTCTACCTGGCGGTGGGCAGGTGA
- a CDS encoding sugar phosphate isomerase/epimerase family protein has protein sequence MADVIRVPNAKIALSTASVYPERTPDAFELAARLGYDGVEIMVGADPVSQDIDVIERLSEHYQVPVLAIHAPCLLVTQRVWGRDPWAKLLKAQKAAERLGASTVVVHPPFRWQREYAREFETGLARMRDETDVTFAVENMFPLRARGNDVVPYAPDWNPIDYDFPQVTLDLSHTAVSGSDAMEMAVKLGDRLAHLHLADGVGVTNKDEHLVPGRGTQPCAQMLERLATTGYSGLVVLEINTRKAASRTERIDDLAEGLAFARLHLAATT, from the coding sequence GTGGCTGATGTCATCCGCGTGCCCAATGCGAAGATCGCATTGTCCACGGCTTCGGTATATCCGGAACGCACTCCCGACGCGTTCGAGCTGGCCGCCCGCCTGGGCTACGACGGCGTGGAGATCATGGTCGGCGCCGACCCGGTGAGCCAGGACATCGACGTGATCGAGCGGCTCTCCGAGCATTATCAGGTGCCCGTCCTGGCGATCCACGCGCCCTGCCTGCTGGTCACGCAGCGGGTGTGGGGCCGCGACCCGTGGGCCAAGCTGCTGAAGGCGCAGAAGGCGGCCGAGCGGCTCGGCGCCTCCACGGTCGTGGTGCACCCGCCGTTCCGGTGGCAGCGCGAGTACGCCAGGGAGTTCGAGACCGGCCTGGCCAGGATGCGCGACGAGACGGACGTCACGTTCGCGGTCGAGAACATGTTCCCGCTGCGGGCCAGGGGCAACGACGTGGTGCCGTACGCGCCCGACTGGAACCCGATCGACTACGACTTCCCGCAGGTCACCCTCGACCTGTCGCACACGGCGGTGTCGGGCTCCGACGCGATGGAGATGGCCGTCAAGCTCGGCGACCGGCTGGCCCACCTGCACCTCGCCGACGGCGTCGGCGTGACGAACAAGGACGAGCACCTGGTGCCCGGCCGGGGCACCCAGCCGTGCGCCCAGATGCTGGAGCGCCTGGCCACCACCGGCTACTCCGGCCTGGTGGTGCTGGAGATCAACACCCGCAAGGCCGCCAGCCGCACCGAGCGCATCGACGACCTGGCGGAGGGGCTGGCCTTCGCCCGCCTCCACCTGGCGGCCACCACATGA
- a CDS encoding class I SAM-dependent methyltransferase, translating into MPRIAKGAVPSPNIWNTPQVYELENRAVDPERAAEAAMRAVRPWDGATVLDIGCGTGYHLPGLAAEAARVIGVEPHHDLAALARRRCAALPGVSVHAAAAQDLPLPDASVDVAMARWAYFFGPGCEPGLRELSRVLRRGGTAFVIDLDATRGAFGRWFSRTVPAYSAREVEAFWDRHGWQRRPLDLRMAFERRADLEAVLRIEFAPEVAEQAIAETPGLELAYPNVLRWRHY; encoded by the coding sequence ATGCCACGCATTGCGAAGGGGGCGGTTCCCAGCCCGAACATCTGGAACACCCCGCAGGTCTACGAGCTGGAGAACCGCGCCGTCGACCCCGAGCGGGCCGCCGAGGCCGCGATGCGCGCGGTGCGCCCCTGGGACGGCGCCACCGTGCTCGACATCGGCTGCGGCACCGGCTACCACCTGCCCGGCCTGGCCGCCGAGGCGGCCCGGGTGATCGGCGTGGAGCCGCACCACGACCTGGCCGCGCTGGCCCGCCGCCGCTGCGCCGCGCTGCCCGGCGTCAGCGTGCACGCCGCGGCGGCCCAGGACCTGCCGCTGCCGGACGCGAGCGTGGACGTGGCGATGGCGCGCTGGGCGTACTTCTTCGGGCCCGGCTGCGAGCCCGGGCTGCGCGAGCTGTCGCGGGTGCTGCGGCGCGGCGGCACGGCGTTCGTCATCGACCTGGACGCCACGCGCGGCGCGTTCGGGCGGTGGTTCTCGCGGACCGTTCCCGCGTACTCGGCCAGGGAGGTCGAGGCGTTCTGGGACCGGCACGGCTGGCAGCGCCGGCCGCTCGACCTCCGCATGGCCTTCGAGCGGCGGGCCGACCTGGAGGCGGTGCTGCGCATCGAGTTCGCGCCCGAGGTCGCCGAGCAGGCCATCGCCGAGACGCCGGGGCTGGAGCTGGCCTACCCGAACGTGCTGCGCTGGCGTCACTACTGA
- a CDS encoding MerR family transcriptional regulator — translation MRIGELAERTGVSTRSLRYYEQHGLLKARRGSNGYRQYTEDDVKLVSEIRALLAVGFTLEDTRPFVDCLRRGHSTGGACAESVEVYQRKLDEIDAEIRALLNRRAEVAAQLAQSCPGCFVRG, via the coding sequence ATGCGCATCGGAGAGCTGGCGGAACGCACCGGGGTGAGCACCCGCTCGCTGCGTTACTACGAGCAGCACGGGCTGCTCAAGGCCCGGCGCGGGTCCAACGGCTACCGGCAGTACACCGAGGACGACGTGAAGCTGGTCAGCGAGATCCGGGCGCTGCTCGCGGTCGGCTTCACCCTGGAGGACACCCGCCCGTTCGTCGACTGCCTGCGCAGGGGGCACAGCACGGGCGGCGCGTGCGCCGAGTCGGTCGAGGTGTACCAGCGCAAGCTCGACGAGATCGACGCGGAGATCCGGGCGTTGCTCAACCGCCGCGCCGAGGTCGCCGCCCAGCTCGCCCAGTCGTGCCCGGGTTGTTTCGTAAGGGGATGA
- the trxA gene encoding thioredoxin: MITLTTENFEEQVLKSDKPVLVDFWAEWCGPCRMVAPVLEQIEAERGLTIGKLNTDENPEIMAKYGVMGIPTLLLFENGEPVKRVVGAKPKRLLEGELGLA, encoded by the coding sequence ATGATCACGCTGACCACCGAGAACTTCGAGGAGCAGGTGCTCAAGAGCGACAAGCCGGTGCTGGTCGACTTCTGGGCCGAATGGTGCGGGCCGTGCCGGATGGTGGCGCCCGTGCTGGAGCAGATCGAGGCCGAGCGCGGCCTGACGATCGGCAAGCTCAACACCGACGAGAACCCCGAGATCATGGCCAAGTACGGCGTGATGGGCATCCCGACGCTGCTGCTGTTCGAGAACGGCGAGCCGGTCAAGCGGGTCGTCGGCGCCAAGCCCAAGCGTCTGCTGGAGGGCGAGCTGGGCCTCGCCTGA
- the radA gene encoding DNA repair protein RadA, giving the protein MAKTTAPKPGYRCAECGWRTSKWVGRCGECQAWGTVDEEGGRAGVTMVQGGATTAPALPIGQVKAEVATARTTGVSELDRVLGGGLVPGAVVLLAGEPGIGKSTLLLEAAARIAERETVLYVTGEESAAQVRLRADRIGAIQPNLYLAAETELSALVTHVEKVQPTLLVVDSVQTIGSAQATGVPGGVTQVREVAANLVRLAKERNMAAVLVGHVTKEGSIAGPRTLEHLVDVVLNFEGDRYSRLRMVRAIKNRFGPTDEVGCFDLHERGIEGITDPSGLFVSRRSEPVPGTCVTVTVEGTRPLPAEVQALVARTEAQQPRRTSSGLDTYRVQMILAVLERRLNARLGGCDVFTATVGGIKLADPAVDLSVMLAVASAAGDKPLPAGLVALGEVGLAGELRPVKDVRRRLTEAARLGFKRALVPAGSLEDGTRRRAGQRALVPVGPVAFAPGFEVVQAENVWDALTHVT; this is encoded by the coding sequence ATGGCCAAGACGACTGCCCCGAAGCCCGGCTACCGCTGCGCCGAGTGCGGCTGGCGCACCAGTAAGTGGGTCGGCCGGTGCGGCGAGTGCCAGGCGTGGGGCACGGTCGACGAGGAGGGCGGGCGGGCCGGCGTCACCATGGTCCAGGGCGGCGCCACCACCGCGCCCGCCCTGCCCATCGGCCAGGTCAAGGCCGAGGTCGCCACGGCCCGCACCACCGGGGTGAGCGAGCTCGACCGCGTGCTCGGCGGCGGCCTGGTGCCGGGCGCGGTCGTGCTGCTGGCCGGCGAGCCCGGCATCGGCAAGTCCACGCTGCTGCTGGAGGCCGCGGCCCGCATCGCCGAGCGCGAGACCGTGCTCTACGTCACCGGCGAGGAGTCCGCCGCCCAGGTGCGGCTGCGCGCCGACCGCATCGGCGCCATCCAGCCAAATCTCTACCTCGCCGCCGAGACCGAGCTGTCGGCGCTGGTCACCCACGTGGAGAAGGTCCAGCCGACGCTGCTCGTGGTCGACTCGGTGCAGACGATCGGCTCGGCCCAGGCCACCGGCGTGCCCGGCGGCGTCACCCAGGTGCGCGAGGTCGCGGCCAACCTCGTCCGGCTGGCCAAGGAGCGCAACATGGCGGCCGTCCTGGTCGGCCACGTCACCAAGGAAGGCTCGATCGCCGGCCCGCGCACGCTGGAGCACCTGGTCGACGTCGTGCTCAACTTCGAGGGCGACCGCTACTCCCGGCTGCGCATGGTCCGCGCGATCAAGAACAGGTTCGGCCCCACCGACGAGGTCGGCTGCTTCGACCTGCACGAACGCGGCATCGAGGGCATCACCGACCCGAGCGGCCTGTTCGTCTCCCGGCGCAGCGAGCCGGTGCCCGGCACCTGCGTCACCGTCACCGTCGAGGGCACCCGCCCGCTGCCCGCCGAGGTGCAGGCCCTCGTCGCGCGCACCGAGGCGCAGCAGCCCCGGCGCACCTCCTCCGGGCTCGACACCTACCGCGTGCAGATGATCCTCGCCGTCCTGGAGCGGCGGCTCAACGCCCGCCTCGGCGGCTGCGACGTCTTCACCGCCACCGTGGGCGGCATCAAGCTGGCCGACCCGGCGGTCGACCTGTCGGTCATGCTCGCCGTGGCGAGCGCCGCCGGCGACAAGCCGCTGCCGGCCGGGCTGGTCGCGCTCGGCGAGGTCGGCCTGGCCGGGGAGCTGCGGCCGGTCAAGGACGTGCGCCGGCGGCTCACCGAGGCCGCCCGGCTGGGTTTCAAGCGGGCGCTCGTCCCCGCGGGCTCGCTGGAGGACGGCACCCGCCGGCGCGCCGGGCAGCGCGCGCTCGTGCCGGTCGGGCCGGTCGCCTTCGCGCCCGGGTTCGAGGTCGTGCAGGCGGAGAACGTCTGGGACGCTCTCACACACGTCACATAG